Proteins from one Chroococcidiopsis sp. CCMEE 29 genomic window:
- a CDS encoding GNAT family N-acetyltransferase produces the protein MTILKVNQLQTSQRSLLRVENNSPPEISVRTAHPEDAQQMHHVQDTSVRKLCSGDYTLEQIEAWVGKLDPEKRRQRMVRDLEASQTGQSEREILFVAEDKLGVIVGFSSLAQNEVNAVHVHPHYTRLGVGKLLLNAVEMAATAQNMKKLQVDASITSVPFYQACGYQVIKHSFHTLRSDVKIPCVFMEKSLESEVKSC, from the coding sequence TTGACAATATTGAAAGTAAATCAACTTCAAACCTCGCAAAGGTCGCTGCTCCGAGTGGAAAACAATTCGCCTCCAGAGATTTCTGTCCGAACAGCCCACCCAGAGGATGCACAGCAAATGCATCATGTTCAGGACACGTCTGTACGTAAGCTCTGTTCTGGTGACTATACACTAGAGCAAATTGAAGCTTGGGTAGGCAAGCTCGACCCGGAAAAACGTCGCCAAAGAATGGTTAGAGACTTAGAAGCTTCCCAAACTGGACAGAGCGAGCGTGAAATTCTCTTTGTTGCTGAGGATAAGTTAGGAGTGATTGTTGGGTTTTCTTCCCTCGCTCAGAATGAAGTCAATGCTGTACATGTCCATCCTCACTACACCCGACTGGGAGTAGGAAAACTGCTCCTTAACGCGGTCGAAATGGCAGCAACCGCTCAAAACATGAAAAAGCTGCAGGTTGACGCTTCCATCACATCTGTACCCTTTTATCAGGCATGCGGCTACCAAGTTATTAAGCACTCGTTTCATACCTTACGCTCTGATGTCAAGATTCCATGTGTCTTTATGGAGAAGTCTCTCGAATCAGAGGTGAAGTCATGTTAG
- a CDS encoding IS1 family transposase, whose product MLATLNTDTVIVTVQRAEIEREKEEKTEDTKRKAEVDEMQSFVGKKENQRWLWHAIDHCTGEILAYLTFPAIF is encoded by the coding sequence GTGTTAGCAACGCTTAACACAGATACAGTGATTGTAACAGTACAGCGAGCCGAGATTGAGAGAGAAAAAGAAGAGAAGACAGAGGACACAAAGAGGAAAGCTGAGGTCGATGAAATGCAAAGTTTTGTCGGAAAAAAGGAAAATCAGCGCTGGTTGTGGCATGCAATAGATCACTGTACCGGAGAGATATTAGCTTATCTGACTTTTCCTGCCATTTTTTAA
- a CDS encoding IS1-like element transposase translates to MAIIPVRCPHCHGCDLSKFGKTRTGKQRYACNNRECPYHTFTLEPHAYPGRRQEVKAQIVDMAVNGSGIRDTARVLGVSTSTVIHELKKRRKTRERESSSVSNA, encoded by the coding sequence ATGGCTATTATTCCTGTTCGTTGTCCTCATTGTCACGGATGTGACCTCTCTAAATTTGGTAAAACTCGGACAGGCAAGCAAAGATACGCTTGTAACAATCGTGAGTGTCCTTACCACACTTTTACTTTAGAACCTCACGCTTATCCTGGTCGTCGTCAAGAAGTTAAAGCACAAATTGTGGACATGGCTGTCAATGGAAGTGGAATCCGGGATACGGCAAGAGTTTTAGGGGTTAGCACCTCTACAGTTATTCATGAATTAAAAAAAAGAAGAAAGACTAGAGAGCGTGAATCATCAAGTGTTAGCAACGCTTAA
- a CDS encoding nucleotidyltransferase family protein, with amino-acid sequence MIAKLPTVINQRLKVSPSQITDFCQRWKIVEFALFGSVLRDDFRPDSDIDVLVTLAPDHGWSLFDWVDMQQELEAMFKRKVDLVDKRGLKNPYRRAEILKTHQVMYASKQP; translated from the coding sequence ATGATTGCTAAACTACCGACCGTCATCAATCAGCGCCTTAAGGTTTCACCATCACAAATTACCGACTTTTGCCAGCGATGGAAAATCGTTGAGTTTGCGCTGTTCGGCTCTGTCCTGCGAGATGACTTCCGCCCTGACAGCGATATTGATGTTTTAGTGACACTTGCCCCCGATCACGGTTGGAGCCTGTTTGACTGGGTAGATATGCAGCAAGAACTCGAAGCCATGTTCAAACGAAAGGTTGATCTAGTAGACAAACGGGGACTGAAAAATCCTTATCGTCGGGCTGAAATCCTGAAAACTCATCAAGTGATGTATGCAAGCAAACAACCGTGA
- a CDS encoding HepT-like ribonuclease domain-containing protein, translating to MQANNRDAASLWDMVQAVRRIQEFTANLSFEDYQESILIQSAVERQLEILALRKG from the coding sequence ATGCAAGCAAACAACCGTGATGCTGCTTCACTGTGGGATATGGTACAGGCAGTTCGTCGAATTCAGGAATTCACCGCTAACTTATCCTTTGAGGACTACCAGGAAAGCATCTTGATCCAGAGTGCTGTAGAGAGACAGCTGGAAATTCTGGCGTTGCGGAAAGGGTAA
- a CDS encoding IS1 family transposase produces MKCPNCNSLQTVKNGQRKGRQCYKCKQCGRQFLEFYRPWQYSDDVKQLCIKMYLNGMGVRGIERVTDIHHTTVMGWVKEAGLNLPNVPETDEEPEITDLDELQTFVGSKRHKIWLWSAVNHWRAGIIAWTLGDRSSITFQLLWVVVKCWQSFWYVTDGYAVYPKFIDGSQHIVSKTYMTRVEGENTRLRHYLARLHRKTLCYSNSVEMIKCSIRLLLHYLRFKTVPLPA; encoded by the coding sequence ATGAAATGTCCCAACTGCAACTCACTTCAGACCGTTAAGAACGGGCAGCGTAAAGGCAGGCAGTGTTACAAGTGCAAGCAGTGCGGTCGCCAGTTTCTGGAGTTTTATCGCCCCTGGCAATACTCGGATGATGTTAAGCAGCTGTGCATCAAAATGTACTTAAATGGCATGGGAGTGCGTGGGATAGAACGAGTAACGGACATCCACCATACTACAGTAATGGGTTGGGTAAAAGAAGCCGGATTAAATTTGCCAAACGTGCCAGAAACTGATGAGGAGCCAGAAATCACAGACCTAGATGAATTACAAACCTTTGTAGGCAGCAAGCGACATAAGATTTGGTTGTGGAGTGCTGTAAACCATTGGCGAGCTGGCATCATTGCCTGGACACTTGGCGATCGTAGTTCTATAACATTCCAATTGCTCTGGGTAGTAGTGAAGTGTTGGCAGAGTTTTTGGTACGTCACCGATGGCTATGCTGTTTATCCAAAATTCATTGATGGTTCTCAGCACATAGTGAGTAAGACTTACATGACGCGCGTGGAAGGAGAGAATACAAGATTACGGCACTATTTAGCACGGTTGCATCGGAAAACTCTTTGTTACTCCAACTCAGTAGAAATGATTAAGTGTTCCATCCGGTTGTTGTTGCACTATCTACGATTTAAGACTGTACCACTTCCCGCTTAA
- a CDS encoding type II toxin-antitoxin system HicB family antitoxin, translated as MKWRVVLEPDPETGDWAVWCPELPGCVSAGETEEALENIREAIELYLEPAPVKLALGAIIREVTIG; from the coding sequence ATGAAATGGCGTGTGGTGCTTGAACCCGATCCAGAAACTGGAGATTGGGCAGTTTGGTGTCCAGAACTGCCAGGTTGTGTGTCTGCGGGAGAAACAGAAGAAGCCTTGGAAAATATCCGGGAGGCAATTGAACTCTATCTTGAACCTGCCCCTGTCAAATTAGCCCTAGGAGCAATCATCCGGGAGGTTACCATTGGATGA
- a CDS encoding M90 family metallopeptidase — MVETIIIFLIIGLIITGILGYPVLINWRRSRLKDRPFPPLWNAIIENNLPIYPRLSPSERRRLQGHIQVFLAEKQFIGCRGLQLTQEMKLIVAAIGCLLLLNERGKYFPKLRSVLIYPSAYLVNETTSIGNYVVEERRVARLGESWTRDQVVLSWEQVKRDTCNWQNGHNVVLHEFAHQLDQEDGKAEGVPILQRNSDYPIWAQVMTEEYQQLCHDVERGIKTVMDSYGATNPAEFFAVATETFFEKPHQLLKKHPALYEQLQSYYQLDPVQWA, encoded by the coding sequence ATGGTTGAAACAATTATTATTTTTCTCATCATTGGGTTGATTATCACTGGGATTTTAGGCTATCCCGTCCTCATCAATTGGCGACGAAGCCGTCTCAAAGATCGTCCTTTTCCCCCACTTTGGAATGCCATTATTGAGAATAATCTTCCTATCTACCCCCGTCTTTCTCCATCTGAACGAAGACGGCTTCAGGGACACATTCAAGTATTCTTAGCGGAAAAACAATTCATTGGCTGTAGAGGATTACAGCTGACGCAGGAAATGAAGCTGATCGTTGCTGCTATCGGCTGTTTACTCCTACTCAATGAGCGGGGAAAGTACTTCCCAAAACTGCGTTCAGTTCTGATTTATCCCAGCGCTTATCTGGTTAATGAAACGACTTCCATTGGGAACTATGTTGTCGAGGAAAGGCGTGTGGCAAGACTAGGGGAATCGTGGACAAGGGACCAAGTGGTACTGTCTTGGGAACAGGTGAAACGAGACACGTGCAACTGGCAGAATGGACATAACGTTGTTCTTCATGAATTTGCCCATCAGTTGGATCAGGAGGATGGTAAAGCTGAGGGTGTTCCGATTTTGCAGCGAAACTCAGACTATCCCATTTGGGCGCAGGTGATGACAGAAGAATATCAACAACTCTGCCATGATGTTGAACGAGGCATAAAGACTGTAATGGATAGCTATGGCGCAACGAATCCCGCAGAATTTTTTGCCGTAGCGACTGAGACATTCTTTGAAAAACCGCACCAGTTGCTGAAGAAGCATCCGGCACTTTATGAGCAACTGCAAAGCTACTATCAACTCGATCCGGTGCAATGGGCTTAG
- a CDS encoding Uma2 family endonuclease, whose translation MIQALPERMSFEEFSEWYPENGRRYELHNGIVIEMQPTGSHELIAGFLAEELTLEIRTSKLPYTIPRTCLLKPHLPDSGYQPDVAVLNRKVLADEPLWEKASTIQSGKTIPLVIEVVSTNWQDDYAHKLVEYEAMGIVEYWIVDFRALGAVRYIGKPKQPTITVCHLIEGEYQMQRFITGQRLESSIFPDLELTTDAIFQAGGL comes from the coding sequence ATGATTCAAGCGTTGCCTGAACGCATGAGCTTTGAAGAATTTTCAGAGTGGTATCCAGAAAACGGCAGACGGTACGAGCTACACAATGGAATTGTTATCGAAATGCAGCCTACTGGTTCGCACGAACTGATTGCAGGTTTTCTTGCGGAAGAATTGACGTTAGAGATTCGCACTTCAAAACTACCCTACACGATCCCCAGAACTTGTTTGCTAAAACCTCATCTACCTGATTCTGGATATCAGCCAGATGTAGCGGTACTCAACAGAAAAGTTCTTGCAGACGAACCGCTCTGGGAGAAAGCTTCAACCATTCAATCCGGTAAGACGATTCCCCTAGTCATCGAAGTCGTCAGCACCAATTGGCAGGATGATTATGCCCATAAGCTGGTGGAATATGAGGCGATGGGCATTGTCGAGTACTGGATTGTAGATTTTCGTGCTTTGGGAGCAGTTCGCTACATTGGTAAGCCCAAGCAACCCACAATTACGGTGTGTCACTTGATTGAAGGGGAATACCAGATGCAGCGCTTTATTACAGGTCAGCGCTTGGAGTCTAGCATTTTTCCTGACCTTGAGTTGACAACTGACGCTATTTTTCAAGCAGGAGGCTTGTAG
- the ilvA gene encoding threonine ammonia-lyase, biosynthetic yields MLCDYLVQILTARVYDVAQETPLEYALNLSARLNNKLLLKREDMQSVFSFKLRGAYNKMVQLLPDKLAQGIIAASAGNHAQGVALAARQLRTRAIIVMPVTTPQVKVDAVKARGGEVVLHGDTYDDAYAYARQLEAEKGMTFIHPFDDPDVIAGQGTIGMEILRQYQQPIHAIFVAIGGGGLISGIAAYVKRLRPEIKIIGVEPVDADAMNQSLKAGHRVRLSQVGLFADGVAVREVGEETFRLCQQYVDEIILVDTDDTCAAIKDVFEDTRSILEPAGALAIAAAKAYVEREQIQGQTLIAVACGANMNFDRLRFVAERAEFGERREAIFAVAIPEERGSLRKFCECLGKRNLTEFSYRIADEKSAHIFVGVQIQNRTDAARMVATFEDHGFKTIDLTDDELTKLHLRHMVGGRSPLAHNELLYRFEFPERPGALMKFVGSMSPDWNISLFHYRNNGADYGRIVVGMQVPPHEMEQWQAFLDTLGYRYWDENKNPAYKLFLQ; encoded by the coding sequence ATGCTTTGCGACTACCTGGTACAAATCCTGACGGCTCGTGTATACGATGTCGCACAAGAAACCCCCCTAGAATATGCTCTAAATTTATCTGCGCGGCTAAATAATAAACTTCTGCTGAAGCGGGAGGATATGCAGTCAGTCTTTTCTTTCAAACTGCGGGGTGCTTACAACAAAATGGTGCAACTGCTACCGGATAAGCTAGCACAAGGCATAATTGCTGCCTCTGCCGGGAACCATGCCCAAGGAGTCGCCCTTGCTGCCCGTCAGCTGAGAACGCGAGCCATTATCGTTATGCCAGTGACCACACCCCAAGTTAAGGTGGACGCAGTCAAAGCCCGTGGGGGAGAGGTTGTGTTGCATGGAGATACTTACGATGATGCCTATGCCTATGCCCGTCAACTAGAGGCAGAAAAAGGCATGACCTTTATTCACCCGTTTGACGATCCGGATGTGATTGCCGGACAGGGAACAATCGGGATGGAAATTCTGCGGCAATACCAGCAACCTATCCATGCCATCTTCGTAGCGATTGGGGGTGGTGGATTAATTTCTGGCATTGCGGCATATGTGAAACGGTTGCGTCCGGAAATCAAGATCATTGGCGTTGAACCAGTGGATGCCGATGCGATGAATCAATCGCTGAAAGCAGGACATCGGGTGCGCTTGTCCCAAGTGGGCTTATTTGCCGATGGGGTTGCGGTGCGGGAAGTGGGCGAAGAAACCTTCCGTCTGTGTCAGCAGTATGTGGATGAAATCATTCTGGTGGATACAGATGACACCTGTGCCGCAATTAAAGACGTATTTGAGGATACGCGATCAATTCTCGAACCAGCGGGTGCTTTGGCGATCGCAGCTGCCAAAGCCTACGTAGAAAGAGAGCAAATCCAGGGACAAACGTTAATTGCCGTCGCCTGCGGTGCCAACATGAACTTTGATCGTCTCCGCTTTGTAGCAGAACGGGCAGAGTTTGGCGAACGCCGTGAAGCCATCTTTGCCGTTGCCATTCCTGAAGAAAGGGGTAGTCTCCGCAAGTTTTGCGAATGTCTCGGCAAACGCAACCTGACCGAATTTAGCTATCGTATTGCTGATGAAAAATCAGCCCATATTTTTGTGGGCGTGCAAATTCAAAACCGTACCGACGCGGCAAGAATGGTTGCAACCTTTGAAGATCATGGGTTCAAAACAATTGACTTAACGGATGACGAACTGACAAAATTGCATCTGCGGCACATGGTTGGTGGTCGCTCTCCTCTTGCCCACAATGAATTGCTCTACCGTTTTGAGTTTCCCGAACGTCCTGGTGCATTGATGAAATTCGTCGGTTCCATGAGTCCCGACTGGAATATCAGCCTGTTTCACTACCGCAACAATGGTGCAGACTACGGGCGAATAGTCGTGGGGATGCAAGTACCCCCTCACGAGATGGAGCAGTGGCAGGCATTTCTCGATACGCTTGGCTATCGCTACTGGGATGAAAACAAGAATCCGGCATACAAGCTGTTTTTGCAATAG
- the crtO gene encoding beta-carotene ketolase CrtO, translating into MEAYDVVVIGAGHNGLVCASYLLKAGYSVLLLEKRSVPGGAATTEESLPKEAPGFQFNLCAIDHEFIHLGPVVQELELEKYGLEYLECDPVVFCPHPDGKYFLGHKSLEKTCTEIARYSERDAKKYAEYTDYWQRAIGAMIPIFNAPPKSVIDIFGNYDIKKLKDLFSVIGAPSKTLDFIRTMLTSAEDILNEWFDSEFLKAPLARLASELGAPPSQKTIAIGAIMMAMRHDPGMARPRGGTGALIQALVSLVKSKGGVILTDQHVEKILIDNGRAAGVRVAGGTEYRANKGVISNIDAKRVFLQLMDSSDVDAAQPNLRERLERRIVNNNETILKIDLAIDEPLRFEHHEHKDEYLIGSVLIADSVTHVEQAHSKCTLGEIPDQDPSMYVVVPTMLDPSMAPEGKHTVWIEFFAPYQIAGAEGTGLKGTGWTDELKNKVADRVVEKLADYSPNLKRSIIARRVESPAELGERLGSYKGNYYHVDMTLDQMVFFRPLPEIANYKTPIDGLFLTGAGTHPGGSISGMPGRNCARVFLQTQHPIAQTFKDARESIKSTVNSVFKIN; encoded by the coding sequence ATGGAAGCGTATGATGTTGTCGTTATTGGAGCAGGACACAACGGGCTAGTATGTGCTTCCTATCTGCTTAAGGCTGGTTATAGCGTCTTGCTATTGGAAAAGCGCTCAGTTCCTGGTGGGGCAGCAACCACAGAAGAATCACTGCCAAAAGAAGCACCTGGTTTTCAGTTCAACCTCTGTGCTATTGACCACGAATTTATTCACTTAGGACCAGTAGTGCAAGAATTGGAACTGGAAAAGTACGGTCTGGAGTATCTTGAGTGCGATCCAGTTGTGTTTTGTCCCCATCCTGATGGCAAGTATTTTTTAGGTCACAAGTCACTTGAGAAGACTTGTACAGAGATTGCTCGGTATAGTGAGCGCGACGCGAAAAAATACGCAGAATACACAGACTACTGGCAGCGGGCGATCGGTGCCATGATTCCCATATTCAATGCGCCGCCGAAGTCAGTTATAGATATTTTTGGCAACTACGACATCAAAAAGCTGAAAGATTTATTTTCTGTAATTGGTGCGCCATCCAAGACACTAGACTTTATTCGCACTATGCTCACTAGTGCTGAAGATATCCTCAACGAGTGGTTTGATTCCGAATTTCTCAAAGCGCCCCTGGCAAGACTAGCATCAGAACTGGGTGCTCCTCCCTCGCAAAAAACCATTGCCATTGGTGCCATTATGATGGCAATGCGTCATGACCCAGGCATGGCTAGACCTCGTGGCGGTACTGGTGCCCTGATTCAAGCCTTGGTGAGTTTAGTTAAAAGTAAAGGCGGTGTAATCCTTACTGATCAACACGTTGAGAAAATTTTAATTGATAATGGTCGTGCTGCAGGCGTGCGGGTGGCGGGTGGTACAGAATACCGCGCTAACAAAGGTGTAATTTCAAATATTGATGCTAAGCGAGTGTTCCTGCAGCTGATGGACTCAAGCGATGTCGATGCCGCTCAACCAAATTTACGCGAACGATTAGAGCGCCGGATTGTTAACAACAACGAAACTATCCTCAAGATTGACCTAGCTATAGACGAACCACTGCGGTTTGAACACCATGAGCACAAAGATGAGTATCTAATAGGCTCTGTTCTGATTGCAGATTCTGTCACCCACGTTGAACAGGCTCATAGCAAATGTACGCTGGGAGAAATTCCCGATCAAGACCCATCGATGTATGTAGTCGTGCCTACCATGCTCGATCCCTCAATGGCACCAGAAGGCAAGCACACAGTTTGGATTGAGTTTTTCGCTCCCTATCAGATTGCCGGTGCAGAAGGCACAGGTTTGAAGGGTACGGGTTGGACGGATGAACTGAAAAATAAAGTTGCCGATCGCGTGGTTGAAAAATTAGCAGATTATTCACCCAACTTGAAACGTTCAATTATTGCTCGTCGCGTAGAAAGTCCAGCTGAATTGGGAGAACGACTGGGTTCTTATAAAGGCAACTACTACCACGTAGATATGACGCTCGATCAGATGGTGTTCTTCCGTCCTTTGCCAGAAATAGCGAACTACAAAACTCCAATTGATGGCTTGTTTCTGACTGGCGCGGGGACTCATCCCGGTGGCTCAATTTCTGGGATGCCAGGACGCAACTGTGCGCGGGTGTTCTTACAGACACAACATCCAATTGCTCAGACATTTAAGGATGCAAGGGAGTCGATTAAATCAACAGTCAATTCTGTGTTCAAAATCAATTAG
- a CDS encoding glycoside hydrolase 100 family protein, with protein sequence MRTNNNLVNEAWQALENSIIYYDGQPIGTVAAHDPEMDALNYDQCFVRDFVSSALAFLMKGKVEIVRNFLIKSLALQSHEKQMDCFKPGPGLMPASFKVESSNNEQQLIADFGEQAIARVTPVDSSLWWIILLRAYVKATGDKAIAQQTEFQQGIKLILDLCLAHRFEMFPTMLVPDGAFMIDRRLGVYGHPLEIQVLFYGALRAARELLLPENNGEQYLHDVDRRLGALGYHVREYYWLDLQRLNEIYRYKGEEFGKEVANKFNIYAESIPAWLTEWLPENGGYLAGNLGPGLMDFRFFGLGNLMAILVSLASEQESQKIMDLIEQRWHDLIGHMPMKICFPAVEGLEWRIITGSDPKNIPWSYHNGGNWPVLLWMLAAAAQKTGRIELAQKAIEIAQNRLSEDQWPEYYDGKNGRLIGKEARKYQTWTIAGLLVAQELIANPAHLELISFEENTELMTCLI encoded by the coding sequence ATGAGAACAAACAATAATCTGGTGAATGAAGCTTGGCAAGCGCTGGAAAACTCCATTATTTACTATGATGGGCAACCAATTGGCACGGTAGCCGCTCACGATCCTGAGATGGACGCACTCAATTATGACCAGTGCTTTGTCCGAGATTTTGTTTCTTCCGCACTTGCCTTTTTGATGAAAGGAAAAGTGGAGATTGTCCGTAATTTTTTGATCAAGTCTTTAGCTTTACAAAGCCACGAAAAGCAAATGGACTGTTTTAAACCGGGTCCAGGTTTAATGCCAGCCAGCTTCAAAGTAGAATCGAGCAATAATGAGCAACAGTTAATCGCTGATTTTGGCGAGCAGGCGATCGCTAGAGTTACCCCAGTTGATTCTTCTCTCTGGTGGATTATTTTACTACGGGCTTATGTGAAAGCGACAGGCGATAAGGCGATCGCTCAGCAAACAGAATTTCAACAGGGAATTAAATTGATCTTGGATCTTTGCTTGGCACATCGGTTTGAGATGTTCCCCACGATGTTAGTCCCAGATGGCGCTTTTATGATTGACCGTCGTTTGGGTGTTTATGGGCATCCCCTAGAAATTCAAGTTTTATTTTATGGTGCTCTGCGGGCGGCTCGCGAGCTACTTCTACCCGAAAATAATGGGGAGCAATATCTGCATGATGTCGATCGGCGTCTAGGAGCCCTCGGTTATCATGTGCGGGAATATTATTGGCTAGATCTCCAACGTTTAAATGAAATTTATCGCTACAAAGGGGAAGAATTTGGCAAAGAAGTTGCCAATAAATTTAATATTTATGCCGAATCAATTCCTGCTTGGTTAACTGAATGGTTGCCAGAGAATGGTGGCTATTTAGCAGGTAACCTAGGACCAGGACTGATGGATTTCCGTTTCTTTGGGTTGGGAAACTTAATGGCAATTTTAGTTTCCTTAGCGAGTGAGCAGGAATCTCAAAAAATTATGGATCTAATTGAACAACGCTGGCACGATCTGATCGGGCACATGCCAATGAAAATTTGTTTTCCAGCTGTAGAAGGCCTAGAGTGGCGGATTATAACTGGCTCCGATCCTAAAAATATCCCCTGGTCTTACCATAATGGCGGTAATTGGCCCGTTTTACTTTGGATGTTAGCGGCGGCGGCTCAAAAAACAGGTCGAATAGAACTTGCACAGAAGGCAATTGAGATTGCTCAAAATCGTCTCAGTGAAGATCAATGGCCAGAATATTATGACGGCAAGAATGGACGACTGATTGGCAAAGAAGCTAGAAAATATCAAACCTGGACCATTGCTGGGCTTTTAGTAGCGCAAGAGTTGATAGCAAACCCGGCTCATTTAGAATTAATCAGTTTTGAAGAAAACACTGAGCTTATGACCTGTTTGATCTGA
- the rppA gene encoding two-component system response regulator RppA, which produces MRILLVEDDAEQLEPLHAALWQAGHIVDGVEDGETAQWLLSQKEYDLLILDWMLPQVSGLELCRQYRQAGKTAPVLMLTAKDTTPDKVAGLDAGADDYLVKPTDVIELLARVRALGRRSPVWQGDTLYIADLKLNLASLTVERGQTAVELPPREFHLLEYFLRHPQQVLTRDQIEQALWEWGTEPESNAVTALVRRLRLRLQSIGAANWIETVYGMGYRLKPPNKVLSYLDGTGA; this is translated from the coding sequence ATGAGAATTCTACTAGTGGAAGACGATGCCGAGCAATTAGAGCCACTGCACGCAGCATTATGGCAAGCTGGACATATTGTCGATGGCGTTGAAGATGGGGAAACTGCCCAATGGCTGCTGTCCCAAAAAGAATACGATTTATTAATTTTAGATTGGATGTTGCCGCAAGTCAGTGGACTAGAGCTTTGCCGCCAATATCGACAAGCTGGTAAAACAGCTCCTGTGCTAATGCTCACTGCTAAGGACACTACACCCGATAAAGTTGCTGGTTTGGATGCAGGGGCTGATGATTATCTCGTCAAACCAACTGACGTGATTGAATTGTTGGCACGGGTACGGGCTTTAGGACGGCGATCTCCTGTATGGCAGGGAGACACTCTCTACATAGCAGATTTAAAATTAAACCTGGCTAGCCTGACTGTTGAACGTGGTCAGACAGCTGTCGAATTGCCACCTCGAGAGTTTCATTTGCTAGAGTACTTCCTGCGTCACCCCCAACAAGTCTTAACCCGAGATCAAATTGAACAGGCTTTGTGGGAGTGGGGCACAGAACCAGAAAGCAACGCTGTAACTGCGTTAGTACGACGGCTACGGCTACGCTTGCAGTCGATTGGCGCTGCCAACTGGATTGAAACTGTATATGGGATGGGTTATCGCCTCAAACCTCCAAACAAAGTCTTAAGTTATCTGGATGGCACGGGAGCATGA